The Chiloscyllium punctatum isolate Juve2018m chromosome 45, sChiPun1.3, whole genome shotgun sequence genome has a segment encoding these proteins:
- the ube2t gene encoding ubiquitin-conjugating enzyme E2 T isoform X2, producing MQRASRLKKEMQLLASQPPPGVSCWQNNDQMDDLRAQILGSVNSPYEGGIFNLEIIVPERYPFEPPKIRFLTPIYHPNIDTAGRICLDILKLPPKGAWKPSLNLSTVLTSIHLLMSEPNPDDPLMADIISSCLKENQSQVEVENQSQVVNKDIPISRKRSACDSENAKKFCL from the exons ATGCAAAGAGCTTCGAGGTTAAAGAAAGAAATGCAGTTGTTGGCAAGCCAGCCCCCGCCTGGAGTCTCCTGTTGGCAAAATAATGACCAAATGGATGATTTACGAGCCC AGATTTTGGGAAGTGTCAATTCACCCTATGAAGGAGGAATATTTAATCTTGAAATTATTGTTCCTGAAAG ATATCCATTTGAGCCTCCAAAAATTCGGTTTCTGACCCCAATCTACCATCCTAACATTGATACTGCGGGAAGGATCTGCCTAGATATCTTGAAGCTGCCTCCGAAG GGTGCCTGGAAGCCATCTCTTAATCTCTCTACTGTGTTAACCTCCATTCACTTACTGATGTCAGAACCTAATCCAGATGATCCCCTCATGGCTGATATT atttccagctgcTTGAAAGAGAATCAGAGCCAGGTTGAAGTTGAGAATCAGAGCCAGGTTGTGAATAAGGATATACCAATATCAAGAAAGAGATCTGCCTGTGATTCTGAAAATGCTAAGAAATTTTGTTTATAA
- the ube2t gene encoding ubiquitin-conjugating enzyme E2 T isoform X1: MQRASRLKKEMQLLASQPPPGVSCWQNNDQMDDLRAQILGSVNSPYEGGIFNLEIIVPERYPFEPPKIRFLTPIYHPNIDTAGRICLDILKLPPKGAWKPSLNLSTVLTSIHLLMSEPNPDDPLMADISSEFKYNRQSFLENAKQWTLKYATQAKKDEISSCLKENQSQVEVENQSQVVNKDIPISRKRSACDSENAKKFCL; the protein is encoded by the exons ATGCAAAGAGCTTCGAGGTTAAAGAAAGAAATGCAGTTGTTGGCAAGCCAGCCCCCGCCTGGAGTCTCCTGTTGGCAAAATAATGACCAAATGGATGATTTACGAGCCC AGATTTTGGGAAGTGTCAATTCACCCTATGAAGGAGGAATATTTAATCTTGAAATTATTGTTCCTGAAAG ATATCCATTTGAGCCTCCAAAAATTCGGTTTCTGACCCCAATCTACCATCCTAACATTGATACTGCGGGAAGGATCTGCCTAGATATCTTGAAGCTGCCTCCGAAG GGTGCCTGGAAGCCATCTCTTAATCTCTCTACTGTGTTAACCTCCATTCACTTACTGATGTCAGAACCTAATCCAGATGATCCCCTCATGGCTGATATT tCATCTGAATTCAAATACAACAGACAGTCTTTTTTAGAAAATGCAAAACAATGGACATTAAAATATGCAACACAAGCAAAAAAAGATGAG atttccagctgcTTGAAAGAGAATCAGAGCCAGGTTGAAGTTGAGAATCAGAGCCAGGTTGTGAATAAGGATATACCAATATCAAGAAAGAGATCTGCCTGTGATTCTGAAAATGCTAAGAAATTTTGTTTATAA